Genomic DNA from Nocardioides aquaticus:
CGTGCTCGCGGGCGGCGTCCTGGACCGCCGACAGCACCCGGAGGTGGCTCACCCAGTGCCGCGGGTGGTCGACGTGGCCGTACATCATCGTCGAGGTCGTCGGCAGGCCGACGCGGTGCGCGGTGGAGACCACCTCGACCCAGGTGCGGGTGGGCAGCTTGCCCTTGGTCAGCACCCAGCGGACCTCGTCGTCGAGGATCTCCGCGGCGGTGCCGGGCAACGAGCCCAGGCCGGACTCGCGGGCCTTGATCAGGAAGTCCTCCACGCTCAGCCCGGTGCGGGCGGTGCCGTTGACGACCTCCATCGGGGAGAAGGCGTGCACGTGCATGTCGGGCACCCGGCGGCGCACCGCGGCGGCGAGGTCGAAGTACGCCGAGGCCGGCAGCTCGGGGTCGATCCCGCCCTGCATGCAGACCTCGGTGGCGCCCAGGTCCCAGGCCTCGGCGGCGCGGTCGGCGACCTCGTCCAGGGTCAGCGAGTAGGCGTCGGCGTCGGTGCGCCGCTGGGCGAAGGCGCAGAAGCGGCAGCCGACGTAGCAGACGTTGGTGAAGTTGATGTTCCGGTTGACCACGTAGGTCACGTCGTCGCCGACCACCTCGCGGCGCAGGTCGTCGGCCAGCCGACAGACCTCGGCCAGCAGGTCGCCCTCGGCGGTCATCAGGGTCAGCGCGTGCTCGTCGGACAGCCCGCCGGGGTCGGCCTCGGCCGCGGCCAGCGCCTCCCGGCCGTGCGCGTGCAGCACGACCGGCCCGCCCGCCGAGGCCGTGGCCGCGTCGGCCACCGAGCCCCAGTCGCCGTAGACGGTGTCGAAGTCGGCGCGGCGGTCGCCGGTGCGGCCCTCGGTGTCGACCGCCGTGTGCAGGTCGGTACGCCCGGAGCCGGCCCCGGGGCCGGCGAACCCGCCGTCCGGCTCCTGCCAGGGGCGACCCACCGGGCGTACGCCCGGCACCGCCAGGCCGTCGGGCCCGGCCAGGGCGGCCACGTGGCCGGCGACCCGGGGGTCCAGCCAGGGCTCGCCGTGCTCGAGGGCACCGCGGACCTGCTCGGGGTGCACCGTCAGCCGGGCGCGCAGCTCGAGGCCGGCGTCGGCGGTGAGCTCCCGCAGCCGCTCGAGGCTGGGCCAGGGCCGCTCGGGGTTGACGTGGTCGGGCGTCAGCGGGGAGACACCGCCCCAGTCGTCGATCCCGGCGTCGAGCAGGGCCCGGGCCTCCGGCGCCGACCCGGCGTGGTCGACCAGGTTCGGCGGGGCCTGGACCCGGGCGCGGGGGCCGAGGACCAGCCGGGTCACGGCGACGGCGGCGAGGTGCTCGTCGAGGTCGACGTCGTCGACGTGGCGCATCGCGGTGTCGGGCTTGGCCCGGAAGTTCTGGACGATGACCTCCTGGACCGAGCCGTAGGCCCGGGAGACGCGACGCAGCGCGAAGATCGTGTCTGCCCGCTCCTCCAGGGTCTCGCCGATGCCGACGAGCAGGCCCGTGGTGAAGGGGACCGCGAGCCGCCCG
This window encodes:
- a CDS encoding bifunctional FO biosynthesis protein CofGH; this translates as MSERPTPQQVRRALARAERGAALDPAEAAALLAATGDDLDRLCRAAAAVRDAGLVAAGRPGVVTYSPKVFVPVTRLCRDRCHYCTFVTTPGHLERADEPLFLSPDEILALASEGAALGCLEALFTLGDRPEDRWPEARAWLDEQGYDSTLAYVRAMAVRVLEETGLLPHLNPGVMTWEEMNRLKPVSPSMGMMLETTSRRLHETRGLAHFGSPDKDPDVRLRVLEDAGRLAVPFTTGLLVGIGETLEERADTIFALRRVSRAYGSVQEVIVQNFRAKPDTAMRHVDDVDLDEHLAAVAVTRLVLGPRARVQAPPNLVDHAGSAPEARALLDAGIDDWGGVSPLTPDHVNPERPWPSLERLRELTADAGLELRARLTVHPEQVRGALEHGEPWLDPRVAGHVAALAGPDGLAVPGVRPVGRPWQEPDGGFAGPGAGSGRTDLHTAVDTEGRTGDRRADFDTVYGDWGSVADAATASAGGPVVLHAHGREALAAAEADPGGLSDEHALTLMTAEGDLLAEVCRLADDLRREVVGDDVTYVVNRNINFTNVCYVGCRFCAFAQRRTDADAYSLTLDEVADRAAEAWDLGATEVCMQGGIDPELPASAYFDLAAAVRRRVPDMHVHAFSPMEVVNGTARTGLSVEDFLIKARESGLGSLPGTAAEILDDEVRWVLTKGKLPTRTWVEVVSTAHRVGLPTTSTMMYGHVDHPRHWVSHLRVLSAVQDAAREHGAAGFTEFVPLPFVHTSAPIYLAGVARPGPTLRDNLAVHAMARILLHGRIDSIQTSWVKLGVDGTRAMLRAGANDVGGTLMEETISRMAGSEHGSAKTVAELVEIGAGIGRPVRERTTLYGGR